The following are encoded in a window of Desulfonatronum thioautotrophicum genomic DNA:
- a CDS encoding ABC transporter permease, with protein sequence MLILEPGRTEKNYWMDLWRYRELFLILAWRDIAVRYKQTIIGILWAVLRPFLTMVVFTVIFSRIANLPSDGSAPYALMVFAAMLPWTLFASSLSESSNSLIDNTNLISKVYFPRMIMPAASLVTALVDFLISFSILILIMISYQFMPGWNILFLPFFIIMALLASLGPRPLDYGP encoded by the coding sequence GTGCTGATCCTCGAGCCCGGGCGTACGGAAAAAAACTACTGGATGGACCTGTGGCGGTACCGGGAGTTGTTCCTGATCCTGGCCTGGCGGGATATTGCCGTGCGCTACAAGCAGACCATTATCGGGATTCTCTGGGCGGTTCTCAGGCCTTTTCTGACGATGGTCGTCTTCACCGTCATTTTCAGCAGGATAGCAAACCTACCCAGCGACGGCAGCGCGCCGTACGCCCTGATGGTCTTTGCGGCCATGCTGCCCTGGACCCTTTTCGCAAGCTCGCTGTCGGAGTCGTCCAACAGCCTGATTGACAACACCAACCTGATCAGCAAAGTCTACTTTCCACGAATGATCATGCCCGCGGCGTCCCTGGTTACGGCGCTCGTCGATTTCCTGATCAGTTTCAGCATCCTGATACTGATCATGATCTCTTACCAGTTCATGCCAGGCTGGAACATCCTCTTCCTGCCTTTTTTCATCATCATGGCATTGCTCGCAAGCCTGGGGCCCAGGCCTCTGGATTACGGCCCTTAA
- a CDS encoding ORF6N domain-containing protein — protein MIHHVRGQRVMLDRDLAELYGVETKVLKQAVRRNIKRFPGDFLFELTLDENKSLRSQFVTLKRGGHSKYPPMAFTEQGVAMLSSVLNSERAIQVNIQIMRAFTRIRQLILDSADLRREIEDLRQETDGKFRIVFQTLEQLLAEEARPKKKIGFTAKEKLPGYGVKRDDGA, from the coding sequence ATGATCCATCATGTCCGTGGCCAGAGGGTCATGTTGGATCGTGATTTAGCTGAACTTTATGGGGTGGAAACCAAAGTGTTGAAACAAGCTGTTCGCAGGAATATCAAACGTTTCCCTGGCGACTTTTTGTTTGAGTTGACCCTTGATGAGAATAAATCTTTAAGGTCACAATTTGTGACCTTAAAACGAGGCGGTCACTCAAAATATCCACCAATGGCCTTTACCGAACAGGGAGTGGCCATGTTGTCCTCTGTTTTGAACAGTGAACGAGCCATTCAGGTCAATATCCAGATCATGCGGGCGTTCACCCGAATCAGGCAGCTCATCCTCGACAGCGCCGACCTGCGCCGGGAGATCGAGGATTTGCGGCAGGAGACCGACGGGAAGTTCCGGATCGTCTTTCAGACCCTGGAACAGCTTCTGGCTGAAGAAGCCCGGCCGAAAAAGAAGATCGGGTTCACGGCCAAGGAGAAATTGCCCGGCTATGGGGTGAAGCGTGATGATGGGGCATAG